From a single Salmo salar chromosome ssa22, Ssal_v3.1, whole genome shotgun sequence genomic region:
- the LOC106583216 gene encoding coiled-coil domain-containing protein 174, translated as MDKKKKQYAVTASSLVDLKAELYRKQEQFKHEKLGQDAGTSTKAPKIKKPNVWIKQNEGVSERAQKDVELVAEEENNLDKAKRKLEEKAKLYEQMTKGDFPDEETEGLFLVDFTQKIIDKKRENHAQRESEREDRESSSPPIPPPENPGEEWVDYVDALGRSRRCMKKDLPGFKKMDKDFQGKRHDPAEKDLLSEDMRRELQRQEWEREEEEAMNRPVGPIHYENIREQEARELGVGYFAFSQDQEQRRKQRETLDMLRDQTTDQRSKRDQLKERRKTLLDARLAKVRQRKMKKAKLDGTEDDQGDEHNQEGKEDLIGPLPPSGGAPEEAPALKKVVVEIQERRDTKPGVPHVREWDRGKVDFFGEWTSRRRDERESEFAPPSAYFSNNKRQSYGKEAKREKDKPKMAFKWSEGQGGGCKVPQANPKSTPVPQPSTPVPSQPQPTPSPAQPQNTVHLQNTPAPPAPQCPPNPHLSTPPPNSPNPNIHHLHHHKHTLSLITHFSPNLHIYPFIPSIPLHLTSSMQPHLTSPLNTPHSIPPSPKLSPSAPLRPSPPPRAWMTCCPSTKIILDPHRHVSHR; from the exons ATGGATAAAAAGAAAAAGCAATATGCCGTGACTGCTTCATCT CTGGTTGATCTCAAGGCTGAACTCTACAGGAAACAAGAGCAATTCAAACATGAAAAATTGGGGCAAGATGCTGGAACTAGTACCAAAGCCCCCAAAATCAAG AAACCTAATGTTTGGATCAAACAGAATGAGGGTGTTTCAGAGCGGGCTCAGAAAGATGTGGAACTGGTGGCAGAGGAAGAGAACAACCTTGACAAGGCAAA GCGCAAGCTAGAGGAGAAGGCAAAACTGTATGAGCAGATGACCAAAGGAGACTTCCCTG atgaggagacagagggacTTTTTCTGGTGGATTTCACCCAGAAGATTATTGACAAGAAGAGAGAGAATCATGCCcaacgagagagtgagagagaggatagagagagctcCTCCCCCCCCATCCCACCCCCTGAGAACCCTGGCGAGGAATG GGTGGACTATGTAGATGCTTTGGGACGATCTCGGAGATGCATGAAGAAAGACCTACCAGGGTTCAAGAAAATGGACAAAGACTTTCAGGGAAAAAG ACATGACCCGGCTGAGAAGGACCTGCTGTCAGAGGACATGCGTAGAGAGCTGCAAAGGcaggagtgggagagggaggaggaggaggccatGAACAGACCTGTGGGTCCAATCCACTATGAGAACATCAGGGAGCAAG AGGCCCGTGAGCTGGGTGTGGGCTACTTTGCGTTCTCTCAGGACCAGGAGCAGcgcaggaaacagagagagaccctgGACATGCTCAGAGATCAG ACAACAGACCAGCGCAGTAAGAGGGACCagctgaaggagaggagaaagactctGCTGGATGCTCGGCTGGCCAAGGTGAGGCAGAGGAAGATGAAGAAGGCCAAGCTGGACGGAACTGAGGACGACCAGGGAGATGAACACAACCAAG AAGGGAAGGAGGACCTGATTGGGCCCCTACCCCCATCAGGTGGAGCACCTGAAGAGGCCCCTGCATTGAAGAAGGTGGTGGTGGAGATCCAGGAGAGGAGGGACACCAAGCCAGGAGTACCCCACGTCAGAGAGTGGGACAGGGGCAAAG TGGACTTTTTTGGCGAGTGGACGAGTCGGCGGCGGGATGAGAGGGAGTCGGAATTCGCCCCTCCCTCTGCGTACTTCAGCAATAATAAAAGACAGAGCTATGGGAAAGAGGCCAAACGTGAGAAGGACAAACCCAAAATGGCCTTCAAGTGGTCAGAGGGGCAGGGTGGAGGGTGCAAGGTGCCCCAGGCCAACCCCAAAAGTACTCCTGTACCCCAGCCAAGTACCCCTGTACCCTCACAACCTCAACCCACACCATCCCCTGCTCAGCCCCAAAACACTGTCCATCTCCAAAATACACCTGCACCTCCAGCCCCTcagtgcccccccaacccccacctcagtaccccccctcccaacagccccaaccccaatatacaccacctccaccaccacaaacacaccctcagtTTGATTACCCATTTCAGCCCCAATTTGCACATCTACCCTTTCATCCCCAGTATCCCACTCCACCTCACCTCCAGTATGCAGCCCCACCTCACTTCCCCCCTCAATACACCCCACAGTATCCCCCCCAGCCCCAAACTCAGCCCCAGTGCCCCCCTCAGACCCAGCCCCCCTCCCAGAGCCTGGATGACATGCTGTCCTTCTACAAAAATTATTCTTGATCCTCACAGACATGTCTCACACAGGTGA